Sequence from the Equus asinus isolate D_3611 breed Donkey chromosome 5, EquAss-T2T_v2, whole genome shotgun sequence genome:
AACATTCCTTTAGACTCAGTTAGGTGACAAATCTATCTTTTCAGCATGGGTTTGATTTTTGCAAGTTGCCAAAAGTTCCTTGATGCCTTATCAGCTGACTATTGTAGGTGGTTAAACTGAGTCATACTGTTAAACATGATCTTTGACTATAAAGCTAAAAAGTTGTTCTTAGAGTTCttataatttaaaagagaaattagaaaaaatgtttGAGCCATATTGTGGGAAGAGAGATGGTCTTTCTAAGATAAACGTTAGGGCGTAACATTCGTTTGGATGTGTAAGATTTAGAATGCGTTTATGTGCGCAGATTTTCATTGAAAAGTCTTTCTCTTtggtttatttatatatacattattaCATTATGCCATTGGCAGATTCACATTATTAGGGAAAATTCTTTATTGCTGTGTTTTTAGTAGAAAAAGATcacatttcaaaattaatatgTCCTCTGTGTGTAAGCGTATCCCCTTGGTTTCCAAGATTCATTGTCATATTTTTAAGGTTAGGTGAGTTTTAGAAAATTAAAGTACTTCATTGTTATTATTCTTTCATAGTTTACCGTGGAACAGTTGTGTGTAATAAAGGTACAGGATGGGAGGCAGAATGGTGGAGCGAATGCCTCCAGGGACTGCAGAATCAGACTGCCTGCATTTGTGTTCTGGCTTCACTGCTTACCAGCTGTATGACTTTGGCAAGCTGCTTAACCTTCTCAtttggtctcctcatctgtaaaatggcaattaTAATACTACATACCTCATAGAGTTTTTGTGATAGTTTAATTGGATAATTCGAGTAAAGagaacaatacctggcacatagtcatTAGTCAGTACACATTATCATAGTATATAATGTTATTGCCGTTATTATTCTTTACTGTGTGGCCTACACTAGTGTTACTAATTAGTGACCATTTCCTTCAGTTTTTTCACTTGTCAGAAGAGTGGCAAAGCTTTAGCCTCTATTTTTACCGTCAGTGCTTGTTGCAACAATGAGCTCTTACAAAATGACTCTAGGAATCTCACAGAACGACTCAGTTATCTGtgttctttctgtctccttgttTCCATCTGTCCTCTGCTACCAAGGCTGAATAGCCCTTTCGTCATCAGTTTCTTTGATCTTTTCAGTTATAGTTAGGTTTTATATATCAcggtaatttttttatattaatccTTGGTGGTTCATCTGTTTCCCAAATCttgcatttaaattaaaaaaaaaaatgtcattcctTGTTTCAGTCACGTTTCTACTCTTGCCAGCTAGTGGCTAGTAAGAGGTCAAGTGTTTTCTGGTCTGGGGTCGTGGGATGGCCTCTTGTTCCATTGGCTCCAGTGGATGAAACTGGGCTAGAGCTGGAAGCCTCACTGTTTTTGTCATGAGCATCTGGCTGgatatgttttaatataattCTCCCCAAGACATAAATTAGGTATTAAAAccccattttatatatgaagaaatcGAGACACTGATTCTGTCACTCATTGTCACTCAGCTGATGAGTCACAGAAGAAATCCTCAGACCCAGTTTTCCAGGTGCCTCTTCCAGGACCAGCCATTTTCTACTGTACAGTAGCTGCCCTTAGTAAATGTGGTTATTTTAGCTCACAGGGAGGAAGAAATTATAATTACGAACaacacatttcatttttctgctgttATTTCCTTTTAGAGACATTTTAAATCCAAAGGATGTGATCACAACACAATTTGAAAGTTCCTCTCCTAGCAAAGATTTCTGCAGCCAATCATGCCTTTCTTCTTACGAGCTAAAGAAAAAACCTGTTGTGACCATATATACCAATAGCGTCTCAACTAAGTGTAGTATGTGTCAGAAGAATGCTGACGTAAGTCACATTTTGCCTTTATTGGGATTCTACTTAAAGATCAGAGATTTTTAACTGGCTCTGCTTattgtgtctgtgcatgtgttttTTCCTAGATTCGATTTGAAGTTAAATATCAAAATGTGGTACATGGTCTTTGTAGCGATGCCTGCTTCTCAAAATTTCACTCTACCAACAACCTCACCATGAACTGCTGTGAGAACTGTGGGAGCTATTGCTATAGTAGCTGTGGTCCTTGCCAGTCCCAGAAGGTTTTTAGTTCGACCAGTGTCATAGCATATAAGCAGGTAGGAATATATGTCCGTTGCATATTGTTAAGCTCACCCCTTCTGAGATGGCCTCACAGCGGTGAAATGGAAAGTAAAAGAGTGAGCTCTTCTCATCACTTGATCCTGGTGTGTGATTTCCCCTCCAGAAAAATGGGGTAGATTTTGATACTGTAAGGCTTGATTGTGGTAGTGAGATAATACTGGTgaactagattattttttaagatttccttCGTGGCTAAGAATTCGCAAATGTAATTGCATGATGCTATGAGTCTGAAATATTTTGTCATATATTGATAGTGAATGAAAcctcattttattataaataaactaTGACCAAGAGTTAAAAGATGATAAAGTCAGCAAATCTAAagtatatctttttccttttagaaaatctattttttaaatatgttttggaATGAATTGTAATTATTTTGGCAACACTGCTTTATTAGGATACTttagctaatttttatttattgtaatgAATAATGGATTCATTTGGTTACTAAATATATCAATTTGTGTCAATTTATTGCAGAATGATTTGGagtctttaaaaagttatttttttaaaagaggatgtacataaatgatgattaaaaatttttttcagttagcaagtttgatttatttttaattccgcTGAGCAGTTGGTAACGGACATTCGTCTTTGAAAAGTATCTCTTTTCTAGGAATTGCCACTTTTGGCAGTCTGGCTTCTACTTTCACAGGAATAGAATCCatggtatttatatatatatgatccaAAAATCAGTTCCAGTCCTAATTTTGTTCCTGGTGTTGTACCCTATCAACTGCGTAAatgatattcctttttttttttttaaagattttatttttttcctttttctccccaaagctccccagtacatagttgtatattctttgttgtgggtccttctagttgtggcatgtgggacgctgcctcagcgtggtttgatgagcagtgccatgtccgcacccaggattcgaaccaacgaaacactgggccgcctgcagcagagctcacgaacttaaccactcggccacggggccggccccaatgatATTCCTCTTTTACTAGGAAGATTATGTAGTGAAACTTCACAGTTTATATTTTTGTACCGTCTACTTCCCCATATAATTTCTTATTAGAGATCTTATATTGTGTTAGTGACAGGCTAGTGTAGTGTTTAGGAGGCTGGACTTTGAAGTCAGGGGAAATAAGTTTTATCTCCTacttttttgttaatttaattaaagttaatttaaactttttgttaatataattttttaaagtgtctcCCTATGTTGTTGAAAGGATTCTATGATACAGTAAATATAAATTGCTTATTATGGGGCCTGGctcatggtaagcactcaataagtaaTAATATTGGTAATTCATTTAGAtggtagccattattattatttctcaaaaCATGAATAAACTTACAATTTTATCAGGCAGATTTTATTATGAAACGCAGCTTGAAAAACAAGTAGTTCTGTAGGATCtcctaaaataattaaacatcATTTCTGTCTCCTCCCGCTCAAGAGTCTCACTAGTTAAGTAACCTTAAAGGTGGTAGCTCTCTCCTCGATTGATGTCCAGTTCTGTGTTGAGGATGGCCTTTGGGTTCGTGGATTACCTGGTCTTCTCTGATTATTTGTGATGAGAAAAGTCTGTTATGACTACCTAATTCATACTTTTaatgtgttttgttgttgctaataTTTCTGAGTAGTTACTAATTTTCTTCAGTTTACATATTATTACTGTCTGAAAGAACTTATTTTTCCCACATCCCGACTTTCAGAAAAGTCCATACTTAGTGTGGCCTCATTGTCATGCTCAAATATTTCAACTAAAGGCAGCGGGTGTGggtggctttcttttttcttttcttaaacaatatgtacatatgtgtgctTGTACTAGGTatctaaatgttattttattttcctaatagaATTCAGCCCAAACTCCTCCATATGCCTTGGGGAAATCATTGAGGCCCTCAGCTGAAATGATTGAGACTACGAATGACTCAGGAAAAACAGAACTTTTCTGCTCGATTAATTGCTTATCTGCTTACAGAGTTAAGACAGTTATTTCTTCAGGTAATGTTTAAATTTGATACATTTGTAGATTTAATAACTATTGAAGAAGAGtataactgcttttttttttgaggaaggttaaccctgaggtaacatctgctgtcaatcctcctgcttttgctgaggaagactggccctgagctaacatccatgcccatcttcctctactttatatgtgggacgcctaccacaacatggcttttgccaagcagtgccatgtccgcacctgggatccgaaccagcgaaccctgggctgctgagaagtggaacgtgcgcacttaaccgctgtgccactgggccggtcccgaGTATaactgcttttatttcattttgttataaACTAAATTTATCTATATGGTTAAATAAAGACCCCAGTTAATTTAGTTTCAAAGAATTGATTTTTAAGTGAGAATAGTTTTTCACAGATTTTCTTGGTTGAGGTATTTAGTTTGTGGTTTCATacgtgaaaagaaagaaaaaaacacatgtaAGTTCCAATTTAGCATTTGTATAAGTGGGGCTTAATTGCGGTGAGTTGTAGTTAGCTTTACAGATTATTGTAAAGTTCCTTGATTTCTGTTTTGTATATTTCTAagcatttgcttttttattctcCGAGTatgtttttctatcatttgttcACCTGTAACTTATTCATTGGTTCTTATTTTTTGTTGCCAAGGTGTCCAGGTTTTGTGTCATAGTTGTAAAACCTCAGCAATTCCTCAGTATCACCTTGCCATGTCCAGTGGAGATATATACAGCTTCTGCAGCTCCAGCTGTGTGGTGGCTTTCCAGGTAGGAGCGAAGGTAGTGTTTTACCCCTAAGTTCTCTGAGGCATTGGTCTATGGCAAAGATCCATACTTATAAAAGATTAAATTtaagttagaaagaaaaaaattctgttcaACTATGGTCCCAGAGGTCATTTCTGCAGAGTGTCTGAGCCCAGGAACTGGGCCTCAGAGCTTTCTTCCCTCCTACTTTCTCCCTTGGCTCTCTCTCCTTCCGAAGGTTGGAAGCTAGGATATGGTTGGATGGGTGGTATGGTGGTGTGCTCATGTGTCCCTTCCTCTCATCCTGGGCCAGATAAGTAATGACTCCTGGCATGGACTTGTAAGCCTCTACTTACTTGTCCCATTTTCTCCTTGCTCTCTGTGATACACAGAGTAGAGTTTAGCAGTCCTCCAGGGAGGAAAGATGCCTGATGCTGAGTCTCTGGCACCAGGAGGAAAGAGTCTCCTGGTGGCCCCTGTGCTCTGAATAGCCATCAGAGGCTAGTTAGAGATaagggggcaggtggaggggtATCTTGGGGAAAAGAGACCTGCTGTCATTTACTGAAGATACATACTGGAGCTCTTTGTCTGGAATGCCTGCATTCCAGTCCTCAACCTTCTAATGTTACATTTCAGAGTTCTTCTATTCCAGACTATTCTAGTCCTTCTATTCTGGAAGTATGCCATTCAAACTCTTTCTGTGAActactttataaaattttaaagaaatgtttgtgGGGGAGTTAATTtattaagagaaaatgaaagttacCAAGTCATGTTATTTCTTAATTGATAAAACGTTTGCCTTATTTGTGTTCGTTCAGAATGTATTCCACAAGCCGAAAAGAACAAACCCTTCAGTGGTGCCCATGTCTCAGGGCCGAGTGGTTGTAAGTCCGCCCTCCGGGTCAGCCGTGCctgcaggaggagggggcgcCTCTGTCATCAGCGGCTCCACTGCAGCTGGTCTCCAGCGTCTTGCTGCCCAACCCCAGCAAGCTGCTTTAACCCATTCAGTTAAACTCAGGTGTCAGCACTGTAACTATCTGTTTGCCACAAAACCAGATCTTCTTTTCTACAAGGTAAAGAGAGATCATGAGAGGGATTGTATATAAACTTATCCAATGgaacatttttgtctttctcaCCTTTGACAATCACTCCGTTTGCtttgaaatgagaaggaaaaggatTCGTTAAGGTACGGCAACTGTTTAGATTTTCCTGACTGTTCTTTCTCTGCAGGGtaaaatgtttctgttttgtgGCAAGACTTGCTCTGCtgattacaaaaagaaaaataaagttatggCGATGTGTGACTACTGTAAACTGCAGAAAATTATCAAGGAGACTGTACGATTTTCAGGGGTGGATAAGCCATTCTGTAGTGAAGGTAAAGAAAAAAGTTCACTTTTATCGACAGTCTGTGGTGGTTATGAAGTAATTCATGATGAGTTGGCTGTTAATCCACAATTAATTTTCAAGTCATTTTTGCTTTATGAGGTATAATTGGAGGTTTTTTGATTGAGTTTATACTTAATTCACTTTACAGTTTATCCTTTTAAATGTTACAATAATCTCAGTAAAGAAAATTTTCAGAACATAATGAGATCGATGATATTATCATAGAGTGTAGTAAATCTCTTCAGAAGTGTAGCTATGACTTCAGAGATCTTTTGGTTTCTGCACCCATTTGTAAAGAGGGTCCTCAAGCAATTGCTACTTCCTGGCTTAAGAAACTTTTATACCTCTGATGTTTCTAAATATAGATGGCCTAATATTTAGAGGAAAGTGGTATGAGTTTGCTTTGTGAATATAAAGACTGTCCTTAAACCTAGAGGCAAATTACTGTgccaagtatttggaaattagCTTAAAGTGGGTATCTAAGACTGTAGAAAGTCGCTTTTACCTCCTTCAAGTTGATGTGAATCTGATGTTTCTTCCTTACCTCCCTGCTGGCTCTCAGTTTGCAAATTCCTCTCTGCCCGGGACTTTGGCGAACGGTGGGGCAACTACTGTAAGATGTGCAGTTATTGCTCACAGACGTCTCCTAATTTGGTGGAAAATCGACTGGAGGGCAAGTTAGAGGAGTTTTGCTGTGAAGACTGCATGTCCAAATTTACGGTTCTGTTTTATCAGGTAAATGTCGTATGCCTCTTTGACTTTCTGACGTCAGTAcagattattttctatttaaagtaTGTTCAAAGTATGTAAAGTGTGGTGTTTAGAACTGGGTAAAATAAATTATGGGTCCCTAAAACAAACTTAAGTTGAAGATAAACGTGAAATCTTTGAGATAAAGAGTGTCGAATTTTTGGAGACTTTGTTGTTGTTTGAGGATAtgtttattttgtgctttctgaTTAGGCGCATTGACTTGATTTATAACTTTGTGTTCTTTCGAGTTAGAACCTTTCATAGTTCTGTTCTGTTCAGTGGCTTTCTCATTCATAAAGTTCCCCTGAAGAGTTTGAAGTCAGACCTTGTTCTCACTTCCTAGGTCAAATGACTATGACTGACCTCCCTACCcacctcctttttaaaaaaactactttTTTGAAAGGCTAACAATGAATTGAATCACTGATACATGTCTGGTGCATCATaggtgttatttcatttaatcctcaccacaatccCAAGAGGTAGGGGTATTATTGCcaatttataaataaggaaaaagaatgaagtccagGGAGGTTGAGTAACATCCCCCTGAAGAAGCTGACAGGTGACAGCTAGACAGCACCTGTAACACTGCAGTGAAATGACCTGTTTACTTGTCTCCCTACTCCCTAAAATATAATCTTGTTGGGGAGGAGGTATATCTTTTCTGTAATTATATGACCAGGACCTATCATAGTGCTTAATGCAAAGGATACctgattaaatatttgaatgaatcaAAGTCCTGTGACTTCAAAGCCCATTCTTTCTACTGCAGTATGCTGccttttaaccttttaaaaatagaatgtattttatattccttcatcagtaattttgaaaaaagatcaACTTTTGTATTCTCTCAGTTGAGGGCATCTATATGAAACAAATAATTAACCACAGTATTTTAAGGCAGGAATCTTACATTTTGTGGTCTCAACTGAATCATATATCCCATTTTCATAGTGCCGTCTGGTCTTCAGATTAAtgttatcttttcattatttcGTGGGTTGAAACCTGTCTGGTCTTACATTTCTTTCTCAGATGGCCAAATGTGATGGTTGTAAACGACAGGGTAAGCTAAGTGAGTCCATAAAATGGCAAGGAAATGTCAAATATTTCTGTAACCTATTTTGTGTCTTGGAGTTTTGTCACCGGCAAATTACAAATGACCGTCTTCCacaaaataaaggtaaaattaaaCTTGGCTAATGGGGTCTTTATGTCAGTGCTAGGATATACTATCAGCATACACAGttgtaaataatataataaaaacaaaacttcactGAATTTAAATAGCATGGATTTCTTTAAAACCTCCTGTAAGAATCCTTAGAGATGGCCCTTGGGGGAAAATTAATCCTGATGCTTTTTGCTATCATAATCAGACACACCaaggactcaataaatgtgtaagcacaattttataggaaaattaGATTTAAGTGCTTTTGATTGAATTTATCTGTACATAAGTGACTTACACTGAGGGATACATGCTATTCAGTTAATAAACtagaagtaaaaatagaaaatcaggggctggccccgtggctgaatggtgaagttcgcgcgctctgcttcggtggctctgggtttcgccggttcgaatcctgggcgtggacatgacaccactcatcaggccacgctgaggcggcatcccacatgccacaactagaaggacccacaactaaaaatacacaactatgtactgggggcctttgggagaaaaagggaaaataaaatctgaaaacaaaacaaaataacaagacctatgaaaaaaaatagaaaatcagggCAAACAAAGGGAGAAGATATAAGTATGTTAATATAGTTGCTGTGACTGGTGTAAGATTTGATCCAGAGCTTGCTTAGAGCCAAGGAAAAAAACCGAACACattaattatttcagaaaaaaataaagtagaccaTTTCTTCACAGGTAGCTTTTTCCTGgctaagaataaaataatttcgCAAGTAGGACAGCTAATGTGGTCAAAATATCCAGATGAATAGACAGATATGTGGCATATTCTTAAAGTAGCTCCCCAAAGTAGCACTGCTCTGAGTTAGATTAAAAGCACTTAGTCTTCTCTTCTCTGATCAAAGTCTGGATTGCTGCCGAATTGACAGAATCCACGTGTGTTGGCTCCTCACTTTCTGGCCCTTGCCAACCTTTGCGGTTGTATTAATCATCACCTTAATCACATGTGCCTGGAGCTGATCTTTTATGTAGGCCATCTGTGCCCTAAGACCAGTCAGATTGGTGGTAGAATTGTCATCTATAATATGGGTTAACAAAACCAGTGTTCTTAGGTGGATGGACAGCTACCTCACCAACTTATAAAGATTGTTGGGTTAAATTTTTGTTGGAAGCAAGCTTAGGTGTAAGAGTTTTCATGTTCACTAGTAGAAAGACCCAGTTAATCCT
This genomic interval carries:
- the ZMYM6 gene encoding zinc finger MYM-type protein 6 isoform X2 translates to MKEPLDGECGKAMAPQQGLLDKIKEEPDNAQEYGHAPMPKTQESELKITAVFSVNDSPLAQQLTRGFQFSVASPGPNILLPSVPAVAIQVFCSGCKKMLYRGQTAYHKTGSTQLFCSTRCITGYSSSACPAPPPKKTCTNCSKDILNPKDVITTQFESSSPSKDFCSQSCLSSYELKKKPVVTIYTNSVSTKCSMCQKNADIRFEVKYQNVVHGLCSDACFSKFHSTNNLTMNCCENCGSYCYSSCGPCQSQKVFSSTSVIAYKQNSAQTPPYALGKSLRPSAEMIETTNDSGKTELFCSINCLSAYRVKTVISSGVQVLCHSCKTSAIPQYHLAMSSGDIYSFCSSSCVVAFQNVFHKPKRTNPSVVPMSQGRVVVSPPSGSAVPAGGGGASVISGSTAAGLQRLAAQPQQAALTHSVKLRCQHCNYLFATKPDLLFYKGKMFLFCGKTCSADYKKKNKVMAMCDYCKLQKIIKETVRFSGVDKPFCSEVCKFLSARDFGERWGNYCKMCSYCSQTSPNLVENRLEGKLEEFCCEDCMSKFTVLFYQMAKCDGCKRQGKLSESIKWQGNVKYFCNLFCVLEFCHRQITNDRLPQNKVIISKAPSASMELSSAQTNTTPVITSVVSLAKISPAQPTGNTNSAVEGAVTKEAVKIIEDESAPCRILEDNARKNQKRH